A single window of Lusitaniella coriacea LEGE 07157 DNA harbors:
- a CDS encoding PEP-CTERM sorting domain-containing protein (PEP-CTERM proteins occur, often in large numbers, in the proteomes of bacteria that also encode an exosortase, a predicted intramembrane cysteine proteinase. The presence of a PEP-CTERM domain at a protein's C-terminus predicts cleavage within the sorting domain, followed by covalent anchoring to some some component of the (usually Gram-negative) cell surface. Many PEP-CTERM proteins exhibit an unusual sequence composition that includes large numbers of potential glycosylation sites. Expression of one such protein has been shown restore the ability of a bacterium to form floc, a type of biofilm.) encodes MSTATSIKKLAFIAAGSFAIAMGTANFNKAQAASIILNDSAPQTVAGQDFNFSFSPVAKSNGTDGVFTIRARGDYTFGFPATESLSIDIDGIFSQSQVTATPANVISNFGFNDNLWEQSFTISGLDLLNITQDSIVNIAVDLLPGVNLSLANASVEATLEYESVPEPASMLGLLAIGAMGAGSALKRKKKGDA; translated from the coding sequence ATGTCTACAGCTACTTCAATCAAGAAACTTGCTTTCATTGCTGCCGGATCGTTCGCAATTGCAATGGGAACAGCAAATTTCAACAAAGCTCAAGCTGCATCTATTATTCTCAATGATTCTGCACCACAAACTGTTGCCGGACAAGATTTCAATTTCAGCTTCTCTCCCGTTGCAAAGTCTAACGGCACAGATGGAGTTTTCACAATTCGCGCTCGTGGAGATTACACTTTTGGTTTCCCCGCAACTGAAAGCTTATCTATCGATATTGATGGTATCTTTTCCCAATCTCAAGTAACAGCGACTCCCGCTAACGTGATTAGTAACTTTGGTTTTAACGATAATTTATGGGAGCAAAGCTTTACGATCTCTGGTCTGGATTTACTCAACATCACCCAGGACTCAATCGTAAATATTGCTGTCGATCTTTTACCAGGCGTTAATTTAAGTTTGGCGAATGCCTCTGTAGAGGCAACGCTGGAGTATGAGTCCGTTCCCGAACCCGCTTCAATGTTGGGTTTACTCGCCATCGGTGCAATGGGTGCGGGTTCAGCTCTCAAGCGCAAAAAGAAGGGAGACGCTTAG